From the Synechococcales cyanobacterium T60_A2020_003 genome, one window contains:
- a CDS encoding glutathione S-transferase family protein — protein sequence MGLKLYGGARSRASIVQWYLEELGQPYEFVLLDMQVGEHRQPDFLAINPMGKVPALVDGDFTLWESGAILLYLAEKYSQDASTLEQRSHLAQWVLFANATLGPGLFTESTREKERATLFPALNQILDQHPFLMGDTFTVADVAVGAYLSYMTLMLGITYEEYPALNTYVNQLTDRPAYQNTIGARRA from the coding sequence ATGGGACTGAAGCTATACGGTGGCGCACGGAGCCGCGCGTCAATTGTGCAGTGGTATTTAGAAGAACTGGGACAGCCCTATGAGTTTGTACTGCTCGATATGCAGGTAGGCGAGCACCGTCAGCCAGACTTTTTAGCGATTAATCCGATGGGTAAGGTTCCGGCTCTAGTCGATGGAGACTTCACCCTATGGGAATCGGGGGCAATCCTGCTTTATCTAGCGGAGAAATATAGCCAGGATGCATCGACGCTGGAACAGCGATCGCACCTCGCGCAGTGGGTTCTGTTTGCCAATGCCACCCTGGGGCCTGGGTTGTTTACCGAAAGTACCCGCGAAAAGGAAAGAGCCACTCTCTTTCCGGCCTTGAATCAAATCCTAGACCAGCACCCCTTTTTAATGGGAGACACGTTTACCGTCGCAGATGTAGCTGTTGGCGCTTACCTGAGTTACATGACCCTGATGCTGGGTATCACCTACGAGGAGTATCCCGCACTCAATACCTACGTTAACCAGCTCACAGACCGTCCCGCCTACCAGAACACTATCGGCGCACGGCGGGCGTAA
- a CDS encoding glycoside hydrolase, with protein MSHPLYVAVIWHQHQPLYKSRAAGRYQLPWVRLHGTKDYLDLVLLLERYPKLHQTVNLVPSLIMQIEDYVAGTAFDPYLTIALTPEDQLTLEQREFIVQHFFDAHHRTMVDPHPRYAELFYQRQDRGQNWCLENWGLQEYADLTAWHNLAWFDPLFWDDPDIAQWLNQGRNYTLSDRQRIYSKQREILSRIIPQHRLMQERGQLEITTTPYTHPILPLLADTNCGRVAVPQMVLPEQRFQWAEDIPRHLKKAWDMYRDRFGCSPRGLWPSEQSVSPAILPDVAKQGFQWLCSDEAVLGWTLGHFFHRDASGNVEEPELLYRPYRLETPHGDLAIVFRDHRLSDLIGFTYGGMEPAAAATDLIGHLEAIARSFRQRYYAGGAITDPWLVTIALDGENCWEYYKQDGLPFLESLYERLSHHTGIQLVTVAEFLDQFPATVSLPASKLHSGSWVDGSFTTWIGDPAKNRAWDLLTQARQTLARHPEATEENNPDAWEALYAAEGSDWFWWFGEGHSSNQDAMFDQLFREHLIALYQALNESVPLNVRQPVEDHAADGERQPQGFIHPIIDGIGDEQDWERAGRIDVGGARGTMHQSNAVQKLWYGVDHLNLYLRLDFKTGAKPGIDVPSELHVLWFYPQKPLFNSPIPLAEVPDLSPVNYLFHHHLGINLVTRTLWFQQAKDFFQWQAHPTRAQLGLDHCMELAIPWADLQLVEPDWQMRMIVVLAEDGRFASYLPEQTLIPVTVP; from the coding sequence ATGTCTCATCCCTTATACGTGGCCGTCATCTGGCATCAGCATCAGCCTCTTTACAAAAGCCGTGCTGCCGGACGGTATCAACTCCCGTGGGTGAGACTGCACGGAACCAAAGATTATCTGGATTTGGTACTCCTTCTAGAGCGCTACCCCAAGCTGCACCAAACCGTAAACCTGGTTCCGTCCTTAATCATGCAGATTGAGGATTATGTGGCTGGAACTGCGTTTGATCCCTACCTCACCATTGCGCTGACGCCGGAAGATCAGCTTACGTTAGAGCAGCGAGAGTTCATCGTGCAGCACTTTTTCGATGCCCATCACCGCACGATGGTCGATCCCCATCCCCGCTACGCGGAGCTATTTTACCAACGGCAAGATCGAGGGCAAAATTGGTGCCTGGAAAACTGGGGCTTACAAGAGTACGCAGATCTGACCGCATGGCATAACCTCGCCTGGTTTGATCCACTCTTCTGGGACGATCCCGACATTGCCCAATGGCTCAATCAAGGTCGTAACTACACCCTGAGCGATCGCCAGCGCATTTATTCAAAACAGCGAGAAATTCTGAGCCGAATCATTCCCCAGCACCGCCTCATGCAAGAGCGGGGACAGCTTGAGATTACCACCACACCCTACACCCATCCCATCCTGCCGCTGCTGGCTGACACCAATTGTGGACGGGTGGCCGTGCCGCAAATGGTTTTGCCCGAACAGCGGTTCCAGTGGGCGGAGGATATTCCCCGCCATCTGAAAAAAGCCTGGGATATGTACCGCGATCGCTTTGGCTGTTCGCCGCGTGGTCTATGGCCGTCGGAACAGTCGGTGAGTCCGGCTATTTTGCCCGATGTGGCGAAGCAAGGCTTCCAGTGGCTCTGTTCCGATGAGGCGGTACTGGGCTGGACGTTGGGACACTTCTTCCATCGGGATGCTTCCGGGAATGTGGAAGAACCGGAACTCCTCTACCGCCCCTATCGCTTAGAAACTCCCCACGGGGATCTGGCGATCGTCTTCCGCGATCACCGTCTATCCGATCTGATTGGCTTTACCTACGGCGGCATGGAGCCTGCAGCGGCCGCTACGGATTTAATTGGACATTTAGAGGCGATCGCCCGTTCCTTTCGGCAGCGGTACTACGCGGGGGGAGCCATTACCGATCCCTGGCTGGTTACTATCGCCCTGGATGGCGAAAACTGTTGGGAATACTATAAGCAGGATGGATTGCCCTTCTTAGAGTCTCTATACGAACGTCTGAGCCACCATACCGGGATTCAATTGGTGACCGTCGCGGAATTTCTCGATCAGTTTCCCGCCACCGTATCCCTTCCTGCCAGCAAACTCCATAGCGGATCGTGGGTAGATGGCAGTTTTACCACTTGGATTGGTGATCCTGCCAAAAATCGGGCGTGGGATTTGCTGACCCAAGCCCGTCAAACCTTGGCAAGACATCCCGAAGCTACCGAGGAAAATAATCCCGATGCCTGGGAAGCCCTCTATGCTGCCGAAGGTTCGGACTGGTTTTGGTGGTTTGGCGAAGGTCATTCCTCCAACCAAGACGCCATGTTTGACCAGCTTTTCCGCGAACACCTAATTGCGTTGTACCAAGCCCTGAATGAATCTGTGCCCCTCAACGTGCGGCAGCCTGTGGAAGATCACGCGGCAGATGGAGAACGTCAGCCCCAAGGCTTTATCCATCCCATCATTGACGGCATTGGGGATGAGCAAGACTGGGAGCGAGCTGGACGCATTGACGTGGGCGGCGCACGGGGCACAATGCACCAAAGCAACGCGGTGCAAAAACTCTGGTACGGAGTAGATCACCTGAATCTCTATCTGCGCCTAGATTTCAAAACCGGGGCAAAGCCTGGAATTGATGTGCCGTCGGAACTGCATGTGCTGTGGTTCTATCCCCAGAAGCCCCTGTTCAACAGTCCGATTCCCCTGGCGGAGGTCCCCGACCTGTCCCCCGTGAACTACCTGTTTCACCATCACCTAGGGATTAACTTGGTAACCCGAACCCTGTGGTTTCAGCAGGCGAAGGACTTCTTTCAGTGGCAAGCCCATCCTACCCGGGCACAGCTAGGATTAGACCACTGCATGGAACTGGCGATTCCCTGGGCCGATTTGCAACTGGTGGAACCCGATTGGCAAATGCGGATGATCGTCGTGCTGGCAGAGGATGGACGATTTGCCAGCTACTTACCTGAACAAACCCTAATTCCGGTTACGGTTCCCTAG
- a CDS encoding thylakoid membrane photosystem I accumulation factor, translated as MLNVLRSILVSLLAVLVIGVAPAWAGLTDDHYDGNIFPLYGGNGSLVPPRVTLAESFQRDKPTLLVLYVDDSKDCKEYTSVLSQLDAYYGRATDFIFLSLDSIAPKAQYDRTEPGYYYKGLLPQTVVFDPSGNVVLDEAGVLSFEQIDDVFREVFDLLPRSESVELRRRQINEVNVELVPANEAK; from the coding sequence ATGCTTAATGTGCTTCGATCAATTTTAGTTTCTCTGCTAGCTGTTCTCGTAATTGGCGTCGCTCCGGCTTGGGCTGGCCTAACCGACGACCACTACGACGGCAATATTTTCCCGCTCTACGGTGGAAACGGTTCCCTTGTGCCGCCGCGCGTGACCCTGGCGGAGTCGTTCCAGCGGGACAAACCAACCCTGCTGGTGCTCTATGTGGATGACAGTAAGGATTGCAAAGAATATACGTCAGTGCTGTCACAACTGGATGCCTACTATGGGCGGGCGACGGATTTTATCTTCCTCAGCCTAGATTCCATTGCGCCAAAAGCCCAGTACGATCGCACCGAACCCGGTTACTACTACAAAGGATTGTTGCCCCAAACCGTGGTGTTTGACCCATCCGGAAACGTGGTGCTGGACGAAGCGGGTGTGCTGTCCTTCGAGCAGATCGATGATGTGTTCCGCGAGGTGTTTGACCTATTGCCTCGTTCGGAATCGGTAGAGCTACGACGACGACAAATCAACGAAGTGAATGTCGAATTAGTGCCCGCTAACGAGGCCAAGTAA
- a CDS encoding GntR family transcriptional regulator, whose protein sequence is MANSTSNRRSPPLHLVISEKLRTQILEGRYPPGTKIPSEHQLMEQFEVSRITVRRAIANLVQQGLVITQRGRGVFVKEQRKATYFLSNPIVFVEEDLARQGFASAIENLIFEPISVPDHIGQKLQIPRQSEVYFQKKVLLIDGIPSALDMTYLVAELGQAYATELQCAMTFPILERNGVSIHRIEATLESTHADNELSQRLNVPLGGPILVYRYLAHTGNRPILCGETLSRGDRLAYSVVLTK, encoded by the coding sequence ATGGCAAACAGCACATCTAATCGCAGGTCTCCTCCCCTGCACTTGGTGATTTCAGAAAAGCTTCGCACCCAAATCTTGGAGGGGCGCTATCCGCCAGGAACCAAGATTCCAAGTGAACATCAACTCATGGAGCAATTCGAAGTCAGTCGGATTACGGTGAGGCGGGCGATCGCCAATCTCGTGCAGCAGGGACTCGTCATCACCCAGCGTGGGCGCGGCGTGTTTGTGAAGGAGCAGCGGAAAGCCACCTATTTTTTGTCCAATCCCATTGTGTTTGTTGAAGAAGACCTGGCACGGCAGGGTTTTGCCAGCGCGATTGAAAATTTGATATTCGAACCGATCTCTGTCCCGGATCATATAGGCCAGAAGTTGCAAATTCCTCGCCAGTCCGAAGTCTATTTTCAAAAAAAGGTGTTGCTGATTGATGGCATTCCTTCTGCCTTAGACATGACCTACCTCGTTGCCGAATTAGGACAAGCCTACGCTACCGAGCTTCAGTGTGCCATGACGTTTCCGATCCTGGAGCGTAATGGTGTTTCGATTCATCGCATTGAGGCCACGCTGGAATCGACCCATGCGGATAATGAACTGAGTCAACGATTGAATGTGCCCCTGGGTGGCCCCATTTTGGTCTATCGCTACTTAGCCCATACAGGGAACCGCCCCATTCTGTGCGGAGAAACGCTGTCACGGGGCGATCGCCTTGCCTATTCCGTTGTGCTGACCAAGTAG
- a CDS encoding tetratricopeptide repeat protein codes for MCRKFGLCVSRGILLHDSDPSMPQLRQLALASAHDGDYECAITTFNHLLNLCPTSAVDYNNRGLVHFQAGHLDRAIADYNTALELDPYLDSAYNNRANYYAAKGDFLDAILDYNLALEINPDNIRAWINQGITFRDLRMYERALKNFNLALTFKQFEGRIYAERGRTHHLSGDWNWAIADYERACQLFAQDPHQPSGKRLKRQVERWINELLCNLKM; via the coding sequence ATGTGTAGGAAGTTTGGACTCTGTGTGAGTCGGGGCATTCTCCTTCATGACAGTGATCCATCCATGCCGCAACTTCGCCAACTTGCCCTCGCCTCTGCCCATGATGGGGATTATGAGTGTGCCATTACCACCTTCAATCATTTGCTGAATCTGTGCCCAACGAGTGCCGTTGACTATAACAATCGGGGATTGGTGCATTTTCAGGCTGGACATTTGGATCGGGCGATCGCCGATTACAATACCGCGTTGGAACTCGACCCCTATCTCGATAGCGCGTACAATAATCGCGCCAACTACTATGCCGCTAAGGGAGATTTCCTAGACGCAATTCTGGATTACAACCTTGCGCTGGAAATTAATCCTGACAATATTCGCGCCTGGATCAACCAGGGCATCACCTTCCGCGATTTGCGAATGTACGAGCGGGCGCTTAAAAACTTTAACCTGGCCTTAACGTTTAAGCAGTTCGAAGGCCGTATCTACGCCGAGCGAGGCCGCACCCATCACCTCAGCGGCGACTGGAATTGGGCGATCGCCGATTATGAGCGTGCCTGCCAGTTGTTTGCCCAAGACCCTCACCAACCCTCAGGAAAGCGTCTGAAACGCCAAGTCGAGCGCTGGATTAATGAACTGCTGTGCAATCTGAAGATGTAG
- a CDS encoding DUF427 domain-containing protein, translated as MINRDRPPLQPGQESVWDYPRPPRLEDTNHHIQVVLNGVTLADTHRAKRVLETSHPPVYYIPPEDVRMEYLTQSSRSSFCEWKGRAGYYTITVGDRCEPDSAWFYANPTPTFAGIQNYIAFYPSRMDACIVNGEPVTPQPGDFYGGWITKNIVGPFKGAPGTWGW; from the coding sequence ATGATAAATCGCGATCGCCCACCGCTGCAGCCCGGTCAAGAATCCGTGTGGGACTATCCCCGTCCACCCCGCCTAGAAGACACCAATCACCATATCCAGGTGGTACTAAACGGAGTCACCCTGGCGGATACCCACCGGGCTAAGCGGGTACTCGAAACCAGTCATCCTCCGGTGTACTACATTCCACCAGAGGACGTACGCATGGAGTATTTAACGCAATCTTCCCGTTCCTCCTTTTGCGAATGGAAAGGACGGGCAGGGTATTACACGATTACCGTGGGCGATCGCTGTGAACCTGATTCGGCCTGGTTTTACGCCAATCCAACTCCGACTTTTGCAGGCATTCAGAACTACATCGCGTTTTATCCCAGTCGGATGGATGCTTGTATTGTGAATGGTGAGCCAGTGACGCCACAACCGGGAGACTTTTACGGGGGCTGGATTACGAAAAACATCGTGGGGCCGTTCAAAGGCGCACCGGGAACCTGGGGATGGTAA
- a CDS encoding NifU family protein has product MELTPDNVEKVLDELRPYLMSDGGNVELVELDGPIVKLRLQGACGSCPSSTMTLRMGIERRLREAIPEIAEVEQVI; this is encoded by the coding sequence ATGGAACTCACTCCAGACAACGTTGAGAAGGTGCTGGATGAACTGCGCCCTTACCTCATGTCTGATGGCGGGAACGTTGAGCTGGTTGAACTCGATGGCCCCATTGTTAAGTTGCGGCTTCAGGGAGCGTGTGGTTCCTGCCCTAGCTCCACCATGACCCTAAGGATGGGGATTGAGCGCCGCCTCCGTGAAGCGATTCCCGAAATTGCTGAAGTCGAGCAAGTGATTTAG